The Verrucomicrobiia bacterium genome includes a window with the following:
- a CDS encoding nucleoside deaminase, with protein sequence MDLFLQAAIDEAKKGLDSGGIPIGSVLVCDGKIIGRGYNQRVQHGSVIHHAEMNCLENAGRLTASVYQKCTLYSTLSPCPMCSGAALLYKIPRIVIGENVTFQGPEDYVRSQGVTLEILHDEQCIKLMRDFIAARPELWNEDIGV encoded by the coding sequence ATGGATCTTTTTCTCCAGGCCGCGATTGACGAAGCGAAAAAAGGGCTCGATTCCGGCGGCATTCCCATCGGCTCGGTGCTCGTTTGCGATGGCAAAATCATCGGGCGCGGCTACAACCAGCGCGTGCAGCATGGCAGCGTGATCCATCACGCGGAAATGAATTGCCTCGAAAACGCCGGCCGCCTCACCGCATCCGTCTATCAGAAATGCACGCTTTACTCAACGCTCTCGCCGTGCCCGATGTGCAGCGGCGCGGCGTTGCTCTACAAAATCCCGCGCATTGTCATCGGCGAGAACGTGACGTTTCAAGGTCCCGAGGATTACGTGCGCTCGCAAGGCGTGACGCTGGAAATTCTCCACGACGAACAATGCATCAAGCTCATGCGTGACTTCATTGCCGCCCGGCCTGAACTGTGGAACGAAGACATTGGAGTCTGA
- the leuB gene encoding 3-isopropylmalate dehydrogenase, with protein sequence MSSTVFKIASLAGDGIGPEVMREAIKVLRAVEKKFSLSLKITEAPVGWAGIDAAGKALPDATLQLCKESDCILFGSVGLPDRDPTIPKEERPERAALLRLRKEFGLYANLRPVKLPKELAHACPLSKERQGDGLDILVVRELTGGMYFGQPKKTEQISAGAGGGTIQRAIDTMVYTTPEIERIAHVAFRTAKLRRKKLTSIDKANVLENGVLWREVVTQVAKQYPDVALDHMFVDNAAMQLVLKPTQFDVLLCENMFGDILSDEAAALAGSLGMLPSASLGAQSGEGSFGFYEPAGGTAPDIAGKNLANPIAQILSAALMLRHSFNRNDAALAIENAVGKAIAAGNRTSDIFSATESGARKVGTTQMGEAIIAGI encoded by the coding sequence ATGAGTTCAACTGTCTTTAAAATTGCGTCGCTTGCGGGCGATGGCATCGGGCCGGAAGTGATGCGCGAGGCGATCAAGGTTTTGCGCGCCGTGGAGAAAAAATTTTCGTTGTCGCTGAAAATCACCGAGGCGCCGGTCGGCTGGGCGGGCATTGACGCCGCCGGCAAGGCGCTTCCCGACGCGACGCTCCAGTTGTGCAAGGAATCGGATTGCATATTGTTCGGCTCGGTCGGCTTGCCGGATCGCGATCCGACGATTCCCAAGGAGGAACGCCCCGAACGCGCGGCGCTGTTGCGTTTGCGCAAGGAATTCGGCCTTTACGCGAATTTGCGTCCGGTGAAATTGCCGAAGGAACTGGCGCACGCCTGCCCGCTCAGCAAGGAACGCCAGGGCGATGGCCTTGATATTCTGGTCGTGCGCGAACTGACCGGCGGCATGTATTTTGGCCAGCCAAAAAAGACGGAGCAAATTTCCGCGGGCGCGGGCGGCGGCACGATCCAGCGCGCGATTGATACGATGGTTTACACTACGCCCGAGATTGAACGCATCGCGCACGTGGCGTTTCGCACGGCGAAGTTGCGCCGCAAAAAGCTCACGAGCATTGACAAGGCGAACGTGCTCGAAAACGGCGTGCTGTGGCGCGAGGTTGTCACGCAGGTCGCGAAACAATATCCCGACGTCGCGCTCGACCACATGTTCGTGGATAACGCCGCGATGCAACTGGTCCTCAAACCCACGCAGTTCGACGTGTTGCTCTGCGAAAATATGTTCGGCGATATTTTGAGCGATGAAGCCGCCGCGCTGGCGGGTTCGCTCGGCATGCTGCCCAGCGCCAGCCTCGGCGCGCAAAGTGGCGAAGGCAGTTTCGGTTTTTACGAGCCTGCCGGCGGCACCGCGCCGGACATCGCCGGAAAAAATCTGGCGAACCCTATCGCGCAAATCCTTTCCGCCGCGCTGATGCTGCGGCACAGCTTCAATCGCAACGACGCCGCGCTGGCCATCGAAAACGCGGTGGGCAAGGCCATCGCCGCAGGCAATCGCACGAGCGATATTTTCAGCGCGACGGAATCCGGCGCGCGCAAAGTCGGCACCACGCAGATGGGTGAGGCGATCATTGCAGGTATTTGA
- a CDS encoding DUF1501 domain-containing protein — translation MFPEFNPHPIFKDYVRYETRRQFFRRGASFMGAAALGMLAPELVRGAEKDPREMLRPIGADFAPKAKQVIYLHMVGGPSQIDLFDYKPTMKDWYDKDLPESIRMGQRLTTMTSGQTRFPVAPSKYKFAQYGKNGMWVSELLPNTAKMVDDLCFVRSMHTDAINHEPAICFMQTGNQITGRPCLGSWVSYGLGSLNKDLPTFVVLIAKPTNTEQIQAISGRLWSSGYLPGQHTGVSFRSAGDPILYINNPAGVSSDVRRKMLDGLKALNEMNFREVGDPETHTRMEQYELAFRMQSSVPELTSIANEPDSTYELYGDDAKKPGTFANSALMARRMVERGVRFVQIYHNNWDTHSNVKGRLPSQCKDVDRACYGLVQDLKQRGLLDETLVIWGGEFGRTIYSQGGLSHDNYGRDHHPRCFTMWMAGGGSRAGAVYGETDDFCYNISKDPVHVHDFHATILTLLGFDHEKFTYRYQGLDQRLTGVEPARIIRDLMT, via the coding sequence ATGTTTCCCGAATTTAATCCCCATCCGATTTTCAAAGATTACGTTCGTTATGAAACGCGCCGGCAATTTTTCCGCCGCGGCGCGAGTTTCATGGGCGCGGCCGCACTCGGCATGCTCGCGCCGGAATTGGTGCGCGGCGCGGAAAAAGATCCCCGGGAAATGCTGCGGCCCATCGGCGCGGATTTTGCCCCCAAGGCGAAACAGGTGATTTATCTGCACATGGTCGGCGGACCGTCCCAAATAGATTTGTTCGATTACAAGCCGACGATGAAGGATTGGTACGACAAGGATTTGCCCGAAAGCATCCGTATGGGCCAGCGGCTGACGACGATGACGAGCGGGCAGACGCGCTTTCCCGTCGCACCGTCCAAATATAAATTCGCGCAATACGGCAAAAACGGAATGTGGGTGAGCGAACTTCTGCCGAACACTGCGAAGATGGTGGACGACTTGTGTTTCGTCCGCTCCATGCACACGGATGCCATCAATCACGAACCCGCGATTTGTTTCATGCAGACCGGCAACCAGATCACCGGGCGTCCGTGCCTTGGCTCATGGGTATCTTACGGGCTGGGTTCGTTGAATAAAGATTTGCCGACGTTCGTGGTGCTTATCGCCAAGCCGACGAACACGGAACAAATTCAAGCCATCTCCGGACGGTTGTGGTCGTCGGGATATTTGCCGGGCCAACACACGGGCGTGTCATTTCGCTCGGCGGGCGACCCGATTCTTTACATCAACAATCCCGCGGGCGTGTCGTCCGACGTGCGCCGTAAAATGCTCGACGGTTTGAAGGCGCTCAACGAAATGAATTTTCGCGAAGTCGGCGATCCCGAAACCCACACGCGCATGGAGCAATACGAACTCGCGTTTCGCATGCAATCAAGCGTGCCGGAATTGACCTCCATTGCCAACGAGCCCGACTCGACTTACGAACTTTACGGCGACGACGCCAAGAAACCCGGCACGTTCGCGAACAGCGCCCTGATGGCGCGTCGCATGGTCGAACGCGGCGTGCGTTTCGTGCAAATTTATCACAACAACTGGGACACGCACTCGAATGTCAAAGGCCGACTGCCGAGCCAATGCAAGGACGTGGACCGCGCGTGCTACGGCCTCGTGCAGGATTTGAAACAACGCGGGTTGCTCGACGAGACGCTGGTGATTTGGGGCGGCGAATTCGGCCGCACGATTTATTCGCAAGGCGGTTTGTCCCATGACAATTACGGACGCGACCATCATCCGCGCTGTTTCACCATGTGGATGGCGGGCGGCGGTTCGCGCGCCGGTGCGGTCTATGGCGAGACGGATGATTTTTGTTACAACATCAGCAAAGACCCCGTCCACGTACATGATTTCCATGCCACGATTTTGACGTTGCTCGGCTTCGACCACGAAAAATTCACGTATCGTTATCAGGGATTGGATCAGCGTTTGACTGGCGTTGAACCCGCGAGGATTATTCGGGATTTGATGACGTAA
- a CDS encoding DUF1553 domain-containing protein, translating into MTLAKNSGTRLPEPSRMASRRRVARESFVCGLIFFLAASLCHAASGTNDIQYNRDIRPILIENCFACHGPDSAARKASLRLDRFDDAVATRAKSDPAIVPKQPSASELIHRINEQDPDDIMPPTKTGKALTPQQKDLLAHWIAAGAKYQPNWSLIAPVRPAIPVVHNHRWVRNPIDNFILARLEQQHLSPAPEADRRTLIRRVTLDLIGLPPTPAEVNAFLADRSSDAYEKLVDRLLASPQYGEHRARYWLDAARYGDSNGIHFDNYREMWSYRDWVINAFNQNKTFDQFTIEQLAGDLIPHHTLEQEIASGFNRCNITSNEGGAIDEEYLVLYARDRTETTSQVWLGLTAGCAVCHDHKYDPLPQKQFYALSAFFNNTSQKAMDGNVKDTPPTIEVARPEDRARWDALPGETNAAEERIEHRRSTAMPEFNTWMTNTSPEMFAKKIPNEGLTFHAPLADNNQEKLKVTVRGQDRELNLATNAEWIAGVLASQAFVTSQTRTPVVADFGDYETNQPRSYGVWVYLTTNRDGALFSRMDDGKPGSTGWDLWLQGGQPATHIVSKWPEDAIKVMAKKAIETNRWTHLFVTVDNTMKAKGVKLYVDGKAQDVTVVADHLTNSIHTDAPFKIGKRNAGFAVNGAGLQDLRVYDRTLSSGEVQALFHDTRMAWLLGEPGNQRTEADTNFLYSSWLAEIDSEFMNATSALAALEKEIAEIKMRGTEALVMHERDQPPVAYVLFRGDYDKRRDKVEPDTPTALPPMPKDFPHNRLGFAKWLLLPENPLTARVTVNRFWQQIFGAGIVRTTGDFGVTGELPTHPELLDWLAVDFRESGWDMKRMFKLFVMSATYRQSAVVTPEKLAKDSDNRLLSRGPRFRMDAEMVRDYALSASGLLVPKIGGPSVKPYQPDGVWEAVAMPESDTRVYKRDSGDKLYRRSLYTLWKRAAPPASMEIFNAPSRETCTVRRERGDTPLQALVTLDDPQFVEAARHLAQVTLEQAGTDQNARLDFMAQRLLARHLRREEKEVSRNVLKDLLAHYQADPKDATALLSVGESPADPKLDASTLAAYTMVANEFMNLDEVLNK; encoded by the coding sequence ATGACCCTGGCCAAAAATTCCGGCACCCGTTTGCCTGAACCATCCCGCATGGCTTCGCGCCGGCGGGTTGCGCGGGAATCTTTTGTCTGCGGGTTGATCTTTTTCCTGGCGGCATCGCTTTGCCACGCGGCTTCGGGGACGAATGACATTCAATACAATCGCGACATTCGTCCGATCCTCATAGAGAATTGTTTCGCCTGCCACGGCCCGGATTCAGCCGCGCGCAAAGCGAGCCTGCGACTCGATCGCTTTGATGACGCCGTCGCCACGCGCGCGAAGTCCGATCCCGCCATCGTGCCCAAACAACCGTCCGCGAGCGAACTCATCCATCGCATCAACGAGCAGGACCCGGACGACATCATGCCGCCGACCAAGACCGGCAAAGCGCTTACTCCGCAGCAAAAAGATTTGCTCGCGCACTGGATCGCGGCAGGCGCGAAATATCAGCCGAATTGGTCTTTGATCGCGCCGGTGCGGCCGGCAATTCCGGTCGTACATAATCATCGCTGGGTGCGCAATCCGATTGATAATTTCATCCTCGCGCGGCTCGAACAGCAACATCTCTCGCCCGCGCCCGAGGCGGATCGCCGCACGTTGATTCGCCGCGTCACTCTCGACCTCATCGGTCTGCCGCCCACGCCCGCCGAGGTCAATGCCTTCCTCGCCGACAGATCTTCCGACGCTTACGAAAAACTCGTGGACCGTTTGCTCGCCTCGCCGCAATACGGCGAGCATCGCGCGCGTTACTGGCTCGACGCCGCGCGCTATGGCGATTCCAATGGCATTCATTTCGATAATTATCGCGAGATGTGGTCGTATCGCGATTGGGTGATCAACGCATTCAACCAGAACAAAACCTTTGATCAATTCACCATCGAACAACTCGCGGGCGATTTGATTCCCCATCACACGCTCGAACAGGAAATCGCCAGCGGCTTCAATCGCTGCAATATCACCAGCAACGAAGGCGGCGCGATTGACGAGGAATATCTGGTGCTTTACGCGCGCGACCGCACGGAGACGACCTCGCAGGTTTGGCTTGGACTGACGGCCGGTTGCGCGGTGTGTCACGACCATAAGTACGATCCCTTGCCGCAAAAACAATTTTACGCGCTCTCCGCCTTTTTCAACAACACCTCGCAAAAGGCGATGGATGGCAACGTCAAAGACACGCCGCCGACGATAGAAGTCGCCCGGCCCGAAGACCGCGCCCGCTGGGATGCGCTGCCCGGCGAAACCAATGCCGCGGAAGAACGCATAGAGCATCGCCGCTCAACCGCCATGCCGGAATTCAACACCTGGATGACTAATACTTCACCGGAAATGTTTGCGAAAAAAATTCCGAACGAAGGGCTTACGTTTCATGCGCCGCTCGCGGACAACAATCAGGAAAAACTCAAAGTCACCGTGCGCGGTCAGGACCGCGAATTGAATCTCGCGACCAATGCGGAGTGGATTGCCGGAGTCCTTGCGTCGCAGGCATTCGTCACGAGCCAAACACGGACGCCGGTGGTTGCCGATTTTGGCGATTACGAAACAAACCAGCCGCGTTCGTATGGAGTCTGGGTTTATCTCACGACAAATCGCGATGGCGCGCTTTTTTCGCGAATGGACGATGGCAAGCCGGGTTCGACCGGTTGGGATTTGTGGCTTCAGGGCGGCCAGCCGGCCACGCACATCGTCAGCAAATGGCCGGAAGACGCCATCAAAGTGATGGCCAAAAAAGCGATTGAGACGAATCGCTGGACGCATCTGTTCGTGACCGTGGACAACACCATGAAAGCGAAAGGCGTGAAACTTTACGTGGATGGCAAGGCGCAGGACGTCACGGTGGTCGCGGACCACCTGACAAATTCGATTCATACGGACGCGCCGTTCAAGATCGGCAAACGCAACGCGGGCTTTGCGGTCAACGGCGCGGGTTTGCAGGATTTGCGGGTGTATGACCGCACGCTCAGTTCCGGTGAAGTGCAGGCGCTCTTCCACGACACGCGCATGGCATGGCTCCTGGGCGAACCCGGCAATCAACGCACCGAGGCCGACACGAATTTTCTCTATTCGTCGTGGCTCGCGGAAATTGATTCCGAGTTCATGAACGCGACGTCCGCGCTCGCTGCGCTGGAAAAAGAAATCGCCGAGATTAAAATGCGCGGAACCGAAGCGCTGGTCATGCACGAGCGCGACCAACCGCCGGTCGCGTATGTCCTCTTTCGCGGTGATTACGACAAGCGCCGCGACAAGGTCGAGCCGGACACGCCGACCGCGCTGCCGCCGATGCCCAAAGATTTTCCGCATAACCGCCTCGGCTTCGCGAAGTGGCTGTTGTTGCCGGAAAACCCGCTCACCGCACGCGTGACCGTCAATCGTTTCTGGCAGCAAATTTTCGGCGCGGGCATTGTGCGGACGACGGGAGATTTTGGCGTGACCGGGGAATTGCCCACGCATCCCGAATTGCTCGATTGGCTCGCGGTGGATTTTCGCGAATCCGGCTGGGACATGAAACGGATGTTCAAGCTGTTCGTCATGTCGGCCACGTATCGGCAATCCGCCGTCGTCACGCCGGAAAAACTAGCAAAAGATTCTGATAATCGCCTGCTTTCGCGCGGCCCGCGGTTCCGCATGGATGCCGAGATGGTTCGCGATTACGCGCTCAGCGCCAGCGGTTTGCTCGTCCCGAAAATTGGCGGCCCCAGCGTGAAGCCGTATCAGCCTGACGGTGTTTGGGAAGCGGTCGCGATGCCCGAGAGCGACACGCGAGTTTATAAGCGCGACAGTGGCGATAAGTTATATCGCCGCAGTCTCTACACATTGTGGAAGCGCGCCGCGCCGCCGGCTTCGATGGAAATTTTCAACGCTCCCAGTCGCGAGACTTGCACCGTCCGCCGTGAACGCGGGGACACGCCCTTGCAAGCGCTCGTGACGCTCGACGACCCACAATTCGTCGAGGCCGCGCGGCATCTTGCGCAAGTCACGCTGGAACAGGCGGGCACGGATCAAAACGCGCGGCTCGATTTCATGGCGCAACGCCTTCTCGCGCGCCATTTGCGCCGCGAGGAAAAAGAAGTTTCGCGCAATGTTTTGAAAGATTTGCTCGCGCATTACCAGGCCGATCCGAAAGACGCGACCGCCTTGCTTTCAGTCGGCGAATCACCCGCCGATCCGAAGCTCGACGCGTCCACGCTCGCCGCCTACACGATGGTCGCGAACGAATTCATGAACCTCGACGAAGTCTTGAATAAATAA
- a CDS encoding HEAT repeat domain-containing protein, with product MSIKKKICGVLAFAFFAIAFFLMVRPAARPEPIVQGKNFSWWFAEAESMPNYVFTADSTKAIYSMGDAAIPLLTERACHEDPWWFGTYVRHYAKFPRGIQKMLPPPDNSVVRQLVAAELLAKFGYAARVAVPDLIKAYGESSRKYLGLPPGHIDWARQLTNPAPLVISAAPVFRPGGYFQMWALKIIADEGSDDPQVIPLLLSSLHLPDSNLHGLVLEGMKNNTNFNTAIQHSQSILLIALTDYDPVVRAAAADMLAMLALGHPEIVPALLKALADQDNYVRESAMKALAKSNVPLRIVLPVVAGELAESNGDSQRNALVLLFHASGGGTNLLNSLETAVDDSDASVRIAAVQAIEYLGSRAKATIPKLTQHTLVPLEPDERVRDEAANALKKITHENTRPGNNL from the coding sequence GTGAGCATCAAAAAGAAAATTTGCGGAGTGCTGGCGTTCGCGTTTTTCGCGATTGCTTTTTTTCTGATGGTTCGTCCTGCCGCGCGGCCTGAACCCATTGTTCAAGGGAAAAATTTCAGTTGGTGGTTTGCCGAGGCAGAATCCATGCCGAACTATGTATTCACCGCGGATTCCACCAAAGCCATTTACTCAATGGGCGATGCCGCGATCCCACTGCTGACCGAGCGCGCCTGTCATGAAGACCCGTGGTGGTTTGGAACCTACGTTCGGCACTACGCAAAATTTCCGCGGGGCATACAGAAAATGCTGCCTCCGCCAGATAACTCCGTGGTCCGGCAACTTGTCGCCGCCGAGTTACTCGCGAAGTTCGGTTATGCCGCCCGCGTGGCTGTGCCGGATTTGATCAAGGCGTACGGCGAATCCTCGCGAAAATATCTTGGCTTGCCTCCGGGACACATTGATTGGGCGCGGCAACTCACCAATCCCGCGCCACTGGTGATTTCTGCCGCGCCGGTGTTTCGGCCCGGTGGATATTTCCAGATGTGGGCTTTGAAAATAATCGCGGATGAAGGTTCGGACGATCCGCAAGTGATTCCGCTCCTGCTCAGTTCACTGCACCTGCCCGATTCGAATTTGCACGGCCTGGTCCTGGAAGGAATGAAAAACAATACGAACTTCAACACCGCCATTCAACATTCTCAATCCATCTTGCTGATCGCGCTAACCGATTACGATCCGGTTGTCCGAGCGGCCGCGGCGGATATGCTCGCCATGCTTGCGCTTGGTCATCCGGAAATCGTTCCGGCGCTGCTGAAAGCCTTGGCCGATCAGGATAATTATGTCCGCGAATCGGCCATGAAAGCGCTCGCCAAATCCAATGTTCCCTTGCGGATCGTATTGCCAGTCGTTGCCGGAGAGCTAGCGGAATCCAATGGCGACTCTCAGCGAAACGCCTTGGTCCTGCTTTTTCACGCGAGCGGCGGTGGCACGAATTTATTGAACTCATTGGAGACTGCGGTGGATGATTCGGACGCCAGCGTGCGCATCGCGGCGGTGCAGGCCATCGAGTATCTCGGCTCGCGCGCGAAAGCCACTATTCCTAAACTGACCCAGCACACGCTCGTGCCATTGGAACCCGACGAACGCGTGCGTGATGAAGCCGCCAATGCGTTGAAAAAAATAACGCACGAGAACACCAGGCCGGGAAATAATTTGTAA
- a CDS encoding MFS transporter: protein MDNGNGITPNAKRILWAGFMAILAEGVGFGVRGGILGDWGKQFGFTLSDLGEITGGGLTGFGIIILFSALIADWIGYGRLMIFAFIMHTLSAVVTLAASPIYASMVHSNPDGARFAAKMCLFWGMFIFAIGNGVCEAVANPLVATLFPKNRTHYLNILHAGWPAGLVIGGLISFFLAGKVRWEIQMSLFLLPVLVYGFMCLGQRFPKSEASVHGVPLSERIGEVGMLGTFVLMLVVSVWFRQLCAQFGLQPFIGVVAAGVIWLGISAVMKFKLGPILFAILLALHALLGYVELGTDSWISNITGNILNSNSNGLLLFVYASTLMFILRFCAGPIVHKISPLGLLLVGALGSCIGLTLLGHVQTGLALVGATSIYAIGKTFMWPTMLGVVSDRFPKGGAITIGVMGGIGMLSAGLLGGPGIGYNQDYVASRQLKEQAPEVYAQYKSESYNKFLFFPEIQGLDGAKVGAVRDKAQAAPTPGQPNLTPAEQQVHDADLYGGRMALRMTAGIPATMAISFLIMILFFKSRGGYRQVHIEGSGGKAHEEEDTRARA, encoded by the coding sequence ATGGACAATGGCAATGGCATCACACCCAATGCGAAACGAATCCTCTGGGCGGGCTTCATGGCGATCCTGGCCGAAGGCGTGGGTTTCGGCGTGCGCGGCGGAATCCTGGGCGATTGGGGAAAACAATTTGGATTTACCTTGTCCGACCTTGGTGAAATCACCGGCGGCGGTTTGACGGGATTCGGCATCATCATTTTATTTAGCGCATTGATCGCGGACTGGATCGGTTATGGACGCCTGATGATTTTCGCGTTCATCATGCACACATTATCGGCGGTCGTGACGCTCGCGGCCTCGCCGATTTATGCTTCGATGGTGCATAGCAATCCCGACGGCGCGAGATTCGCCGCCAAGATGTGCCTGTTCTGGGGCATGTTTATTTTCGCCATCGGCAACGGCGTGTGCGAGGCCGTGGCCAATCCACTCGTGGCCACACTCTTTCCAAAAAACCGCACGCATTATTTAAATATCCTCCACGCGGGGTGGCCGGCGGGCTTGGTGATCGGCGGATTGATCTCGTTTTTTCTCGCCGGAAAAGTGCGCTGGGAAATCCAGATGTCGTTATTCCTTTTGCCGGTGTTGGTTTACGGTTTCATGTGTCTGGGCCAGCGATTTCCAAAATCGGAAGCGAGCGTTCACGGTGTGCCGCTGTCCGAACGCATCGGTGAAGTGGGCATGCTGGGAACTTTCGTGCTGATGCTCGTGGTATCGGTTTGGTTTCGCCAACTTTGTGCGCAATTTGGATTGCAACCGTTCATCGGCGTGGTCGCCGCGGGCGTTATCTGGCTGGGAATCAGCGCGGTCATGAAATTCAAACTGGGGCCGATCTTGTTCGCCATCCTGCTCGCGCTTCATGCGCTGCTGGGTTACGTGGAATTGGGCACCGACAGTTGGATCAGCAACATCACGGGAAATATTTTGAACAGCAATTCGAACGGCCTCCTGTTGTTCGTCTATGCCTCGACGCTGATGTTCATCCTGCGATTCTGCGCCGGGCCGATCGTTCATAAAATTTCACCGCTGGGCTTGTTGCTCGTTGGCGCGCTCGGCAGTTGCATTGGGTTGACCTTGCTCGGGCATGTGCAAACGGGCCTCGCACTGGTCGGGGCCACGTCCATTTATGCCATCGGAAAAACTTTCATGTGGCCGACCATGCTGGGCGTGGTGTCCGACCGGTTTCCCAAAGGCGGTGCCATTACCATCGGCGTGATGGGCGGCATCGGCATGCTTTCGGCGGGTCTGCTCGGCGGACCGGGAATTGGATACAACCAGGATTATGTGGCGTCGCGGCAGTTGAAAGAACAAGCGCCGGAAGTTTACGCACAATACAAATCGGAAAGTTATAACAAATTTTTGTTTTTCCCCGAGATACAAGGCTTGGATGGCGCAAAAGTCGGCGCGGTGCGTGACAAGGCGCAAGCCGCGCCCACGCCCGGCCAGCCCAACCTGACACCCGCCGAACAGCAAGTCCACGATGCCGACCTCTACGGCGGCCGCATGGCCCTCCGCATGACCGCAGGAATTCCCGCGACGATGGCGATCTCGTTCCTCATCATGATCCTGTTCTTCAAATCGCGCGGCGGCTATCGCCAGGTGCATATCGAAGGCTCCGGCGGCAAGGCGCATGAGGAAGAAGACACGCGGGCGAGAGCCTGA
- the rfbF gene encoding glucose-1-phosphate cytidylyltransferase has translation MKVVILCGGLGTRLREETEFRPKPMVPVGERPILWHIMKIYAHFGYKEFILCLGYKGDIIKDYFRNYQWNTSDVTLKLGARPQIKYHNQHAEEDWSVTLVDTGQTTQTGGRLKRVLPYINGDTFLLTYGDGLINSDINKSVAFHKKAGKIATLTAVQPASRFGDLSIKGNLVTEFREKAARQANFINGGFFVMDKRISKYLTDDKCVLEQGPLNTLADAGQMAAYTHSGFWQCMDTYREQQLLTEMWNSGNAPWKIW, from the coding sequence ATGAAAGTTGTTATCTTATGCGGTGGTTTGGGAACGCGGTTGCGTGAGGAAACGGAATTTCGCCCCAAGCCGATGGTGCCGGTCGGCGAGCGGCCGATTCTCTGGCATATCATGAAAATTTATGCCCACTTCGGGTATAAAGAATTCATCCTGTGCCTCGGTTATAAGGGCGATATCATCAAGGATTATTTTCGCAATTATCAATGGAACACCAGCGACGTCACGCTCAAGCTGGGTGCGCGTCCGCAGATCAAATATCATAATCAGCACGCCGAGGAAGATTGGTCGGTCACGCTGGTTGACACTGGTCAGACCACCCAAACCGGCGGACGCCTCAAGCGCGTCCTGCCGTATATCAATGGCGACACGTTTTTGCTGACTTACGGCGATGGCTTGATCAATAGCGACATCAACAAGTCGGTCGCGTTTCATAAAAAGGCCGGCAAGATCGCGACGCTCACCGCCGTTCAACCCGCGAGCCGCTTCGGCGATTTGTCCATCAAGGGAAATCTCGTCACGGAGTTTCGCGAGAAGGCAGCGCGCCAGGCGAATTTCATCAACGGTGGATTTTTCGTGATGGACAAGCGCATCAGCAAATATTTGACGGATGACAAATGCGTCCTCGAACAGGGCCCGCTGAACACACTGGCTGACGCAGGCCAGATGGCGGCCTATACGCACAGTGGGTTCTGGCAGTGCATGGACACTTATCGCGAGCAGCAGTTACTCACGGAGATGTGGAACTCCGGCAATGCTCCCTGGAAAATCTGGTAA